Proteins from a genomic interval of Longimicrobium sp.:
- a CDS encoding HNH endonuclease signature motif containing protein has protein sequence MSSYLTVELRRLVVSRAEGLCEYCMIHEADTFFGCEIDHIVSEKHGGVTEPENLAFACFFCNRHKGTDLGSIAGPTNRLIRFFNPRTDRWPEHFVLDEDGMIIQPRTEVGM, from the coding sequence GTGAGTAGCTATCTCACGGTCGAGCTTCGGCGGCTGGTCGTCTCGCGAGCGGAGGGGCTGTGCGAGTATTGCATGATCCACGAGGCTGACACCTTCTTCGGCTGCGAAATCGACCACATCGTCAGCGAGAAGCACGGCGGGGTTACGGAACCGGAAAACCTCGCGTTCGCCTGTTTCTTCTGCAATCGCCACAAGGGAACCGACCTGGGCTCCATCGCGGGACCGACCAACCGGCTGATCCGCTTCTTCAACCCACGGACCGACCGCTGGCCGGAGCACTTCGTTCTGGATGAAGACGGCATGATCATTCAGCCGCGAACGGAAGTCGGCATGTGA